ATACAGAGATCGCTTTTTCCCCTGAGATTAATTATTTATACGGGAAAAATGCTCAAGGAAAGACCAATCTTTTAGAAGCTATTTACATCTTATGTACAGGAAGGTCTTTCCGTACTCCTCATCTAGCGGAAGCTGTTTCCTTCGGCAAAGACAGCTTCTATCTAGAAGCAGAGTTTGAAAAAAAAAACTTTAAACACTCGTTAGCGTTTCATTTTGATAAAAAAGGAAAAAAAATTCTTTGTGATGACTCTCCTATCACAACAATTTCTTCTCTAATTGGCAGGTTTCCACTTATATTATTCGCCCCTAACGACATAGAAATAATCACCGGCCCCCCAACAAAACGAAGGTCCTTCTTAAATCTCCTCCTTGCCCAGTCCCACCCACTTTATGCTAAAAACCTCACAGCCTATACCCGCTCTCTACAACATAGAAACGCGTTATTACGAAAGAAGGATACTCACACCATCACCTTTTGGGAAAAACAGCTGGCCTCTAACGGAGCTAAACTTATTACTATGAGATCTGCGGCTATCCACAGTCTTAACGCTTATATGCAGACTTTATGGCAGTACCCAGGGAAGGATTCTTTCATCTTGAAATTCAAATCGTGCGCTCCAAAAGACATTCTTAATAAAGAAGATGAGGTAGAAGCTTTTCTTATTGAACTTTTCAAACGAACATTAGAGAAAGATCTCGAGTTTGGCGCCTCTTCTTTAGGTCCACACAGAGATGACTTCCATATACTAGTTGACAATAAGCCTGCAGCCTCCTTTTCTAGTGAAGGCCAGAAACATAGCTTATTAGCCACGCTCAAACTAGCCGAGCACAAATACTTACAACAACTCAGCTCTCTTCTCCCTATCATCTGCTTGGATGATCTTCATGCAGGCCTCGATTCAGACCGTGGAAATTATTTGTTATCTCTTCTTAAAGGCTCCGGCCAACAATTCATCACTTCCACAAAATCTCCACAAAAGTTGGGAATTCTTTCGAATAGTTATTTTGTAGAAGATGGCTCTTACACCACGGCCCCTCAATAAAATAAAAAAATTAAAAATAATAAATAAACTCATTCTCTTTAAAAAAAACTTATTTAAAATAGTTTTACGGTGGTGAAAATGAGAAAAAGTTTATTATTATTATATTTTATATTAGCTAGCGCCAAAACCTTTGGCTCGCAAACAGTTATAACCCCCCCCTCCAGCGTGCAAGGAATAAACGCCACCTCTCAACAAAAAGAATCTGTAGTCTGTGTTCATGCTTTTCTAAGATCATATAAATCTCTTAAACCCATTAGCCACTCATTGGAAAAAGATGGTTATGAAGTATTTATTTGGAATTATGAAACAAGAAAGTTCACTCTACAAAAACATGCTGAGCATCTAGTTCGCCTGCTAAAAAAAATAGCCGAAATGAAGCCGGGAGTCCCTATAAATTTTGTAACCCACTCAGTAGGAGGTGTTGTTGTTAGAGCTGCATTATCTAGAGAAGATTGTCCTAAAGAAGCTAAACAAGGCAAAGCTATTTTAATGGCCCCACCCAATGCTGGATCTACGTTAGCAAGGCGTTACAGATGCCTCCCTATAGTCCAGGCCGTCTTCGGGGATAATTTAGGAAGACAACTCCTTACTTACAGCCCACAAAAAATGTTAAATACGGGAAAAATGCCCGACGAGGTAGAAGTGCTAATCCTAAAGGGGAACAAAAGCAGTAAGTTTCTTCCTTTCAGAATGGAAGGAGAAAACGACGGCAAGGTAAGAAGCGCTGAAACATGCTTAACGACCCCTCATCTAGAATACACTATAGATTCTAATCATACTTATATCGTTAGTAATAAAAAATCTATATACCTAGTCAAAAAGTTTCTGAAGGAAGGATACTCTATACAGGACATTCAAAAAAAACCCGAAGTTATTGAGAAAGCCATCTTAAGAAATAAAGAATCCAGACTAATAACTAAACAAAGAAACGATATCTATATTATTCATTACTTCAGATCCAGCATTTGGGGGTTCCCTAAAGCTCGTCGAGAACCTCTGAAAAAATAAATTCACCCCCAGAAAATGCGACTGACATCCTGGAATGTTAGGAATAAGAAAAAGAAAATTAAAAATATTATAAAAGGAAACAAAAGTTTCTCTAACAGTCTAATATTTAATCTTTTTCTTTTTACCAACTCCCAGATGCTAATTAGAATATAGCCGCCGTCTAATGCTGGTATGGGCATCAGGTTTAAAACAGCTAAGTTCATGCTAATCAGCCCTATCCAAAATAAAGCTTCTCCTATACCTAAAGACCAACCAGTATGAAGGACTTGTATAATACCTATAGGACCAGACAACCATTTCGGCCCTAAGCGACCTAAAAACAAAGCTTTTAGAGTTTTTAAAGAATCTGAGACAACATTAGAAGACAAAACTATAGGATCAGGGTTATACCTAACACTCATGTCTTCCAAGTGTATCCCCAAAGACAACCTATTCTTCTCTTGCTCTATCCGTTCTAAAAACAAACTTTTTTTGTTTTTATCCTTGATCTTTGCAGCCCATGCATACTGCTTATCAAAAAATTCTTTCGGCAATAATCTTTCTCTTTTCAAAGGCTG
This is a stretch of genomic DNA from Chlamydiifrater phoenicopteri. It encodes these proteins:
- the recF gene encoding DNA replication/repair protein RecF (All proteins in this family for which functions are known are DNA-binding proteins that assist the filamentation of RecA onto DNA for the initiation of recombination or recombinational repair.), with translation MRILNLRLWNFRNHSNTEIAFSPEINYLYGKNAQGKTNLLEAIYILCTGRSFRTPHLAEAVSFGKDSFYLEAEFEKKNFKHSLAFHFDKKGKKILCDDSPITTISSLIGRFPLILFAPNDIEIITGPPTKRRSFLNLLLAQSHPLYAKNLTAYTRSLQHRNALLRKKDTHTITFWEKQLASNGAKLITMRSAAIHSLNAYMQTLWQYPGKDSFILKFKSCAPKDILNKEDEVEAFLIELFKRTLEKDLEFGASSLGPHRDDFHILVDNKPAASFSSEGQKHSLLATLKLAEHKYLQQLSSLLPIICLDDLHAGLDSDRGNYLLSLLKGSGQQFITSTKSPQKLGILSNSYFVEDGSYTTAPQ
- a CDS encoding esterase/lipase family protein, which translates into the protein MRKSLLLLYFILASAKTFGSQTVITPPSSVQGINATSQQKESVVCVHAFLRSYKSLKPISHSLEKDGYEVFIWNYETRKFTLQKHAEHLVRLLKKIAEMKPGVPINFVTHSVGGVVVRAALSREDCPKEAKQGKAILMAPPNAGSTLARRYRCLPIVQAVFGDNLGRQLLTYSPQKMLNTGKMPDEVEVLILKGNKSSKFLPFRMEGENDGKVRSAETCLTTPHLEYTIDSNHTYIVSNKKSIYLVKKFLKEGYSIQDIQKKPEVIEKAILRNKESRLITKQRNDIYIIHYFRSSIWGFPKARREPLKK